In a single window of the Xylanimonas protaetiae genome:
- a CDS encoding response regulator transcription factor, whose protein sequence is MRIVIAEDSVLLLDGLTRLLTAEGHDVVGYTTADETVRALAHGDLPDLLVTDVRMPPTHTDEGLRAAVHLRSLHPALPVLVLSQYVEQRYASELFAAGARGLGYVLKDRVADVDEFLDAVARVASGGTVLDPEVVTQLLARSRDTGLDTLTPREHEVLALMAEGRSNSAIADRLVVGPAAVEKHVTNILTKLGLPPDADDHRRVLAVLRWLDQNGNRP, encoded by the coding sequence GTGCGCATCGTGATCGCGGAGGACTCCGTCCTCCTGCTCGACGGCCTCACCCGTCTGCTCACCGCGGAGGGTCACGACGTCGTCGGGTACACCACCGCCGACGAGACGGTGCGGGCGCTCGCCCACGGCGACCTGCCCGACCTGCTCGTCACCGACGTCCGCATGCCTCCCACGCACACCGACGAGGGCCTGCGCGCGGCCGTCCACCTGCGCTCGCTGCACCCCGCCCTGCCCGTGCTCGTGCTCTCGCAGTACGTCGAGCAGAGGTACGCGTCCGAGCTGTTCGCCGCGGGCGCCCGGGGCCTGGGCTACGTGCTCAAGGACCGTGTGGCCGACGTCGACGAGTTCCTCGACGCCGTCGCCCGCGTCGCGTCCGGCGGCACCGTGCTCGACCCCGAGGTGGTCACGCAGCTCCTGGCCCGCAGCCGCGACACCGGGCTCGACACCCTCACGCCGCGCGAGCACGAGGTGCTCGCGCTCATGGCCGAGGGCCGGTCCAACTCCGCCATCGCCGACCGGCTCGTCGTCGGGCCGGCCGCCGTCGAGAAGCACGTCACCAACATCCTCACCAAGCTCGGCCTGCCGCCCGACGCCGACGACCACCGCCGCGTGCTCGCCGTCCTGAGGTGGCTCGACCAGAACGGGAACCGACCATGA
- a CDS encoding DUF4097 family beta strand repeat-containing protein, translating into MSHDQQPPVASVPGPYLPPGPYPPPAPPRRPHKRVFLTIGLVVGLLLVAQAAVLLVDLALSKVTTTHESYDAVAVVELVADGDVNVSVGTGGVEVDAVAHSGIRSPRYSAEERADRLVVTHRCGWWGWGTVKCSGGLDVTVPEGTEVVVRTANGDVTASRLTGTTDLRSSNGRVEAANIAGPLTVRTSNGDIAARNAGDGAELRTSNGSIEAVDVVGDLVADTSNGRVDVRGVDGDARATTSNGRIDMENVRGNVVARTSNGGVTVRGTDEPVRLTISTSNGSQTVRGRTDPDATRTVEIRSSNGDVAYLAP; encoded by the coding sequence ATGAGCCACGACCAGCAGCCGCCCGTCGCCTCCGTGCCCGGGCCGTACCTGCCGCCCGGGCCGTACCCGCCGCCCGCCCCGCCCCGCCGCCCGCACAAGCGCGTCTTCCTCACGATCGGCCTCGTCGTCGGGCTGCTGCTCGTCGCGCAGGCCGCCGTGCTGCTGGTCGACCTGGCGCTGTCGAAGGTGACGACGACGCACGAGTCCTACGACGCCGTCGCCGTCGTCGAGCTCGTCGCAGACGGCGACGTCAACGTGTCGGTCGGGACCGGCGGCGTGGAGGTGGACGCCGTCGCGCACTCCGGGATCCGCTCGCCGCGCTACTCGGCCGAGGAGCGCGCCGACCGGCTCGTCGTGACGCACCGGTGCGGCTGGTGGGGCTGGGGCACCGTCAAGTGCTCGGGCGGGCTCGACGTCACGGTGCCGGAGGGCACCGAGGTGGTCGTGCGGACCGCCAACGGCGACGTCACCGCGTCGCGCCTGACCGGGACGACGGACCTCCGGAGCAGCAACGGCCGTGTCGAGGCCGCCAACATCGCCGGCCCGCTGACGGTCCGCACGAGCAACGGCGACATCGCCGCCCGCAACGCGGGCGACGGCGCCGAGCTGCGCACGTCCAACGGGTCGATCGAGGCGGTGGACGTGGTGGGCGACCTCGTCGCGGACACCTCCAACGGCCGCGTCGACGTGCGCGGCGTGGACGGCGACGCCCGGGCCACCACGAGCAACGGCCGCATCGACATGGAGAACGTGAGGGGGAACGTCGTCGCGCGCACGTCGAACGGCGGCGTGACCGTGCGCGGCACGGACGAGCCCGTGCGGCTGACGATCAGCACCTCGAACGGCAGCCAGACCGTCCGGGGCAGGACGGACCCGGACGCGACACGCACGGTCGAGATCCGCTCCTCGAACGGGGACGTGGCATACCTGGCGCCGTGA
- a CDS encoding phytoene desaturase family protein — translation MEDAVVVGSGPGGLAAAVTLARAGVRVTVLEAQDTVGGGARTLDLGLAPGVVHDVCSAVHPMAWASPFFRAFGLDAHGVDLLTPEVSYAQPLDGRSPAVAYRSLARTVEGLGVDGGAWRSLVGAASERWEAVTAVGMGDKRSVPPGLGTPGALLAAARFGLGVLEQGTRAWDRRWRTPGAAALLTGVAAHSITPLPSLAGAGTALLLASLAHAGAGWAIPRGGSQAIADALVRDLRAHGGDVVTGVRVRSRADLPAARAYLFDTTPRTLLDVLGDEVPAAARAALRRLRHGDAAAKVDFVLDGPVPWADPDGVGAVARAGTVHVGGTREQMVRAEAEVAAGRHAARPMMLVSDPAVVDPGREVNGLRPLWTYAHVPAGSDVDVTEAVTAQVERFAPGFRDVVVAARCVPAARMADHNQNYVGGDIAAGAVTMWQMIARPALRANPYRAAGGVYLCSASTPPGPGVHGMPGFHAARRALREVFGVRVPAL, via the coding sequence ATGGAGGACGCCGTCGTCGTCGGCTCGGGGCCGGGCGGGCTCGCCGCCGCCGTGACGCTCGCCCGCGCCGGGGTGCGCGTGACGGTGCTCGAGGCGCAGGACACCGTGGGCGGCGGGGCGCGCACGCTCGACCTCGGGCTGGCGCCGGGCGTCGTGCACGACGTGTGCTCGGCGGTGCACCCGATGGCATGGGCGTCCCCGTTCTTCCGCGCCTTCGGCCTGGACGCGCACGGTGTCGACCTGCTCACGCCGGAGGTCTCGTACGCGCAGCCGCTCGACGGCCGGTCACCGGCGGTCGCGTACCGGTCGCTCGCGCGGACCGTCGAGGGGCTCGGCGTCGACGGCGGTGCCTGGCGTTCGCTCGTGGGCGCGGCGTCGGAGCGGTGGGAGGCCGTCACGGCCGTCGGGATGGGCGACAAGCGGTCGGTCCCGCCGGGGCTCGGCACGCCGGGGGCGCTGCTCGCGGCGGCGCGGTTCGGGCTCGGCGTGCTCGAGCAGGGGACGCGCGCGTGGGACCGGCGCTGGCGGACGCCCGGCGCGGCGGCCCTGCTGACCGGCGTCGCCGCGCACTCGATCACGCCGCTCCCCTCGCTCGCCGGTGCGGGGACCGCGCTGCTGCTGGCGTCCCTCGCCCACGCCGGCGCCGGGTGGGCCATCCCGCGCGGCGGCTCCCAGGCCATCGCCGACGCGCTCGTCCGCGACCTGCGCGCCCACGGCGGCGACGTCGTCACCGGGGTGCGGGTGCGGTCGCGGGCGGACCTCCCGGCGGCCCGGGCGTACCTGTTCGACACGACGCCACGCACGCTGCTCGACGTCCTGGGCGACGAGGTGCCCGCGGCCGCGCGCGCGGCGCTGCGACGGCTCCGGCACGGCGACGCCGCCGCCAAGGTCGACTTCGTGCTGGACGGCCCGGTCCCCTGGGCCGACCCGGACGGCGTCGGGGCGGTCGCACGGGCCGGCACCGTGCACGTGGGCGGCACGCGCGAGCAGATGGTCCGGGCCGAGGCCGAGGTCGCCGCCGGACGGCACGCCGCACGGCCGATGATGCTGGTCAGCGACCCGGCCGTCGTCGACCCGGGGCGGGAGGTGAACGGCCTGCGGCCCCTGTGGACGTACGCGCACGTCCCCGCCGGCTCCGACGTCGACGTCACGGAGGCCGTGACCGCCCAGGTCGAGCGGTTCGCCCCGGGGTTCCGCGACGTCGTCGTGGCCGCGCGGTGCGTGCCCGCCGCCCGCATGGCGGACCACAACCAGAACTACGTCGGCGGCGACATCGCCGCCGGCGCCGTGACGATGTGGCAGATGATCGCGCGCCCCGCCCTGCGGGCGAACCCCTACCGCGCGGCGGGCGGCGTCTACCTGTGCTCGGCGTCGACGCCGCCCGGCCCGGGCGTCCACGGGATGCCGGGCTTCCACGCGGCCCGGCGGGCGCTGCGCGAGGTGTTCGGGGTGCGGGTCCCGGCGCTCTGA